The segment CCCAAATGTTTGAGCAGGGCCAGGCCGTGGGCGTTGGTCTTGGCCGAGGTTTTGAAGGTGATGCCCATGCCTTTCAATTTCTCCACCTTGCTGAAGTTGATTTCCGGGAAAACCAGCTGGTCCTTCAAGGCGATGGTGTAGTTGCCGGTGCCGTCGAAGGACTTGTTGGGCATGCCGCGGAAATCCTTCATGCGCGGGATGACGATGGTGACGAAGCGATCCATGAAATCGTACATCCGTTCGCCGCGCAGGGTGACCATGGCCGCCACCGGCTGGCCGGCGCGCAGGCGGAAAGTGGCGATCGACTTCTTGGCCCGGCGCATTGCCGGTTTCTGGCCGGTGATGGCGCCCAATTCCTCCATCACCTTGTCCAGAATCTTGATGTTCTGGGTGGCCTCGCCGACCCCGGAGTTGATGACGATGGCGTCCAGTTTCGGGACCATCATCACGTTGGGGAAATTGAGCTCCTTCATC is part of the Candidatus Aminicenantes bacterium genome and harbors:
- the rplE gene encoding 50S ribosomal protein L5, which translates into the protein MNRLYEKYKKDIRPALMKELNFPNVMMVPKLDAIVINSGVGEATQNIKILDKVMEELGAITGQKPAMRRAKKSIATFRLRAGQPVAAMVTLRGERMYDFMDRFVTIVIPRMKDFRGMPNKSFDGTGNYTIALKDQLVFPEINFSKVEKLKGMGITFKTSAKTNAHGLALLKHLGVPFKD